The Ananas comosus cultivar F153 linkage group 22, ASM154086v1, whole genome shotgun sequence genome segment aagaaggtggtttgatttaaaattgGGCTATGAGAATGAAGGGTAACATATTAcacggtaaaaaaaaattttatgatgcatgcaaaagagttacaaaagagaGGGGGTAGGAGATTAATGGAGAAAGGAGtcgattaaaattataaaacccATTCAttaatagaatattaatatggtgcatataattaaatgttgcacctTGCATGTAATTAGAGGAGCAGAGAGGTGAAGAGTTGGacgttgaaaaaaaaaaaaaagatggtctGATTTAAAGTTGAGCTATGAGAATGAAAGGTAACATGCCACGTGGTAAAAAATATTGTGGCTTCATATAGGTTTATCGATATAACTGTTGATAtaagcttagtttggtattgagatatATAtgatactattaaaataaaatagagttgagataaaaatatatagagaaatgTTTATACATTCTTCGGTGGAACCgcataaaatatatcataaccgactcatcgcgatatgcgcaacgcaatattacgtacggaaacaaacaaaatattttttattatttttccatcATACTTGCTTatcgcacgtaacgcaatctttccCTTTTGAGTTCTAATAACAAATTGTTTTGATAGGACGAGTGAGCAAAAACATTTTTGTAAAGTTATCTGGTAAATAATCCTTATAACTATAGGACATGTTGAAATAGATCTATAAAATACATATGCTTCATCAATGTTTGAATCTTTCATATTTCAACTTCACTTTTGTCAATTAactttaagatttttttttttgaatttaatgatggtttctaataaatttttttgtcctAGAACTTTTAGGACAGATGGAACTTTGGATATTTTACCACTGATTTAATTCATGAAAATTTCTAttcaatatagaaaaataacTTAAACAAGGATTGTCAAACAGCAAATTGACTCGCGAACAGCAATCTAAATTGTTACCCCTAATAAGGACAGCGGATAAGAGCTAAAGGAATTTGATAAGGATGGGACgtattgcttatatatttctgaaaaattataaactttctTCTTTACCCATCTTAAAaagctaatataaaaaaaatacactttAACATTTCAAgttcttttaaatatataccTAAAGTTAATTCTATTAATGAACTATTAGCAACCGTCACTATTtttgtgaaattactattttaccctttcaaatatactcttctactgtcaccaactttttttttatttattcttaaattaGGGGTGAAAgaagtattttaactttttgccctttcaaatattcCTTTCCGCTAtcacaaacttttcttatttgccgtTTATGTTTGGGGCAAAAGAGGTAGTCTCACTCTTTTTTAATTCTGGTAGAAATTTAACTTAGGTTTAACGCAAGATGACCTAACGGGTACTAACAGAAGGGCTATTTTTGATTAGCGGAGAAATGCACGagtggtatatttgaaacaaagaaaaaagtaaaggtatataagatattttagaagttttgaggggtatataggtaattatcccaCATTCTAAACAGTAGATCATTGTCTTATAGGACCAGCCCGGCCCGGAAAGAACCGGCCTAAAACCGGCCCGGTTTGTTTCTGGCCCGGATCGGTTCGGACCGGGCCGGTTATGAGCCCTAATTGCTTAATTCTCAAGAGCTTCGATTCACGTGCACgtcctttctcttctctcctttttctctctctctctctccctctctctctctcgccagTCATCGTCTCTCGCCGCCACCTCCGTTCCGTTCCCGCCACTCTTcgaagccctaaccctaaccctaaccctaaccctaaccctagaagtCCGAAGAGAGAAGCGCCTTTTGCTATAGCTTTTTACCGTTTCCTCTCTCTAAGGCTCGGGGGCATGGCCCCGTCCGTCCTCTCCGACTCCTCCTCGGCGGTGGCCGCGCCGCGGCTTGTTCCCCCCATGCAGAGGAATCTGCTACAAGCCCGTGCCCATGCGCTCAGATTCCACCGCTCCGTTTCGGTTCCGTGGCGATTTTCGGGGCTTGCCTCGTCTCGCTCCGCCGTGTCGCGAGTTCGGGGTTTGGCCAGAGCTGCTCCAGGTTTTGTTACGAATTCGATCGATCATCTCTTCAGTTCCCTTCTTTTCATCTTGCTTTCCttaaaaatttcagaaaatggTGCAAAGATGCTTCCTTTATTGCTACTTAATATGCTgtagatctttttttttctgcagaACGGAGTGTTTTGTGAACCAGGTGGTGAGAAAATGCATAATAAACGGTATTAGGAATTTGGAAAAGCTTCAACTTTATAATTGACAAGATACTTGATGGTCTTGTATTTGAGAATCACAACATTtatcaaaaattatgaattgaTAGTTTGAAATTTATGCTTATTAGTTTGTGATATTCTTTCTTGTTCAATGTGACTGGTAACTTTTTACCTCACTTAGTAATTACTTGCGAAGCTTTGAGGACCTTCCATTATACTCCAAAGCATGCTCATTTAAGTAAGCGATAATATTCTAGAGCGATATTATCGTCAACGGTCAATATCATGAAATCTCAACTTGACTTTGTGAAATACATATCATAGGAAGACTTTTTGAATTTAGTAATGCTACTTAAGTTAGACGTATTTCAATGTTTTGTTTCATGCTGGCCAACTCTAATTCTTATCTAGATCAATCGATGTTATCTTGCTACAAGAATATTTTATCAACTAAGCATAGTATTTTGTATGTGTAGTGGCTATGACCTCTGATACCTCTGCTAAAATCATTGACGGGAAGTCGGTCGCAAATCAAATAAAGGATGAAATTGCTGGAGAAATAGCTAGGATGAAGGATGCGATCGGCATAGTTCCGGGTTTAGCTGTCATTCTAGTCGGGGCTAGGAAGGACTCTCAAACTTACGTCCGTAACAAGAAGAAAGCTTGTGAAGCTGTTGGCATCAAGTCTTATGAAGCTCATTTGCCTGAAGACAGCACGGAGGAAGAAGTTCTTAGGCATATATCGGTCTTTAATGAGGATCCATCAATTCATGGAATTTTGGTTCAGTTGCCTCTGCCTCGAGTAAGTTCCGTAACATAACGATTTACATGATAGAGAAGCTTATTATGCTTATTAATCTGCATAGGAGTTCCTAATTTGTCGTGATTTTAGAGAATTAATCTTAAGTATCTTGGCTTCCTTATTGAAGAAATAGATGGGATTTTTTTTCACAGTTTAAAGGGAAATAATAACAAAACTAAGCTATCTTTAGTTTGAGtcaaaaatgaaataacaaTAAAGAAGAGTAAGGGTGTGTCTTGGAGCCCTTAGAATTGATGACTCTTGTCACTGTTCCTTTGAAATAAGAACTGGTTTGCGCCACAATGAAGAATGACCAAATCCAACTTGAGAAAAGGACCAAATATGTCCTTTGGGAATCAGTCTGACAAAAAGCTTATTGACAACAGTGTTGAGTAATTAACGAAATGATGATTTAAATGTGCCTTACATTACTTTCTACTTGTAGGGCGGTTTCATTGAAAGGATATGGTGAATATCTGGTCTTTCGAGCTTTAGTAACCTTTGTTCACTGTACAAAAGTGAACCAGGAAAGCATGTAATGTTCCCATATAATAATGACCTGTTGAGTGAGTGACTGACTTATCAATTGATGTTCTTTTCCAGCATATGAATGAAGAGAACATTTTGAATGCCGTTAGTATTGAGAAAGACGTCGATGGTTTCCACCCCCTGAACATAGGTCGTCTTGCAATGCAAGGTCGGCAACCCTTGTTTGTTCCCTGTACTCCTAAGGGATGCATGGAATTGTTACACAGGTATGGTGTTGAAATCAAGGGGAAGAGAGCTGTTGTAATTGGCCGCAGCAACATCGTGGGGACCCCTGCTGCTTTGTTATTACAGGTACTAGTCTTTCCCTTGATTAGTAGCAGTTTCTTGCTTCTCTGATTTGCTTTCTGATGATTACTTTGAATTTCAATAATGTTGCTAGAAAGCCAATGCAACCATAACCATTGTGCACTCATACACTAAAAATCCAGAGGAAATAACCAGGCAAGCAGATATTGTCATCTCAGCTGCTGGAGTTGCCAATTTGGTGAGGGGTAGCTGGATAAAACCTGGAGCTGTGGTGATAGACGTCGGTATCAATCCGGTCGATGTAAGAGCTAGCTTTTTGAATTCTCATTTCAAACGAATTTTTCTGTCTACTAAAGTGTGAGTATCTTATTTAGATTTGAGGTAGCATTGTACAGAAAAATGAGCCTCGATTTTGTATCTGTATTTATCTCATGCTAATTTTATTTCCCACTTCTGTATAAATCATATTTGTATCTTTGCATCTATGACTCAACTGTgtagttaataaaatttacttGATGTCAACGTGATCTTTAGATAATAGTGATTGGTGCTAAGGATGACTAATTGCTTTTGACAAGATCTTAGCATATTAAGTGTTTGTCTAGTTGGTTTTGATTTGTGAAAGTGATTTCTACTTCATTTGAATTTCTGAAAATGAGTTCCGgcctttaaaaatttattttccgtGTATGGGTGAAATTTTATCAGTCATTGGGCAAGATATTGTCACAGAGTTAGAATTCAGAACTTAGGGGTAGAGTATACCCCCAAAAATTGAACATGCTAACTTGGCTTCCAAAATCTAAGGGATTTGTTTTACCTATTATTATTTAGTCTTGCGAAGGAATTATGAAAAACTCATTTATAAAGCTCTACAACAGCTTCTGTAACCATTTGGAAAACCTATGTCAAAAGTATCTTATACCAGGCTATTCTTACGGACTAATTCTTCCGACAGTCTCTGAGAAGTATCTATTAACTTATGCTAGGGCTATAAACCTGACTTCATATATTGCATTAGATGGAGTTTTATTGCTGATATGCATCTTGGTCTTTTCATTGTTCTTAAGACTATTATCTatctgtttttaattttttttaatctgaagTTAGGAGATTGGTAATGGCATTTATCTGTTTGATATTCGCATGGAAACTGAGAAATAATGCAACCTGGCCAATGTTGTGCACTTTCAGTTATGCTATTAGTACTTCCAAGCTCACAAAAACTTTGTAAACTAAAGTACAGTTACTCGTAGAAAGTCGTTGCATCCTTGCCTTCTAAGAAAACAAATAGAGAAATATTATTCATGGGTCAATGTTGTTTCATCTATTTAGAGGAATTTCCTAAAACTCTCACCTTATGCTAAAGCTTTAGACAAATGTCTCCTTTTATTATCTTATGTTAAAACTCTACTTCATACTTTTGAAATTTCTATCTATATATCTTGCCATACTTCCATTCCAAGTATTTGCCACTTTAAAGTAGCAGCCACATTGATGTCAATAACTATGCACATATGCGTTTTCCCTATATTACTTGAATCATTCTGTTACTTAAAAGTAAACATGCACAATAATATTTCAGGATGCTGAGAGCCCTCGAGGTTACCGGCTGGTCGGCGATGTGTGCTATGAAGAGGCTTCGAAGGTAGCTTCGGCGATCACGCCAGTTCCTGGCGGGGTGGGTCCGATGACCATAGCAATGCTTCTGTCTAATACACTCGATTCAGCAAAAAGGATCCACAACTTCAAGTGATTTTCTCAAATTTCATTTACCGTTGAAATAACTGTACTTTTGACCACCATATATTCGATTCCCTCCAAAATGGGATTAAATTATGGAATAATTTTGACAAGAGCTGATAAACTGGTTAGAgcaatttttttacattttactgTACCTCAGCAGTCATAGGGCACTACCTGTGATTTTTGTTAAAAAGAATAATGTACctcagcttcttttttttctttttttctttttttttcttgtggcAGTAAACAAGCTCTTCGTTTTCCTAATAAAGTTTACTATAAATTGATCTAAGTTGAGTCAATGTTTTGTTCCACTGCCCTTTTTATGCAGTCGAGGCAATTAAAGAGCATTTACTATAGTAAATAGCATATtgggcttgtttggtttatcTATTTTAGATTCTGATTTAATCAGAATGAGATTTAttgattttaataatttttgtttaatttacaGGAAACGGATTCTAttcctcctttttctttggAATGGGAATTGTCCAATTCATTTATGGCTCAAAGCagtttaattattagattaactCATTCCAAAATAAATCTCTTTTAGCACACTCCTCTTTCTTAACCaaactttttttcaaaatttttagtgTCTTAGTTatctattttcattttcattccaataataaattaaatatgtttATATTATCCGTCcctcttatttttaatttcagtataattcaattttattttttattttcattccaatCGTGAATTACACATGCTCTTACCGTAATGCTAGTTACTAACAATAATCCAACAAAGGTATAAATAGAGATTATGTAACGGGTTTCCaatggaaaaatattttgactttactaATATTTCAATATTTGTTATAGCAGGGACAGTTCAAAGAAATTGTAGAATATTTATATTAGCTAacagcatatttttttaaagattactGGGTGTTAGTCAAAAGGACCAACAAGTTTTAAAAGAGCCAATTTGCATAGAAATCCaccaattttgagttttttttgcaaaatagactacttttttgaattttgcagattaaatctgaatttttaataaactgactaaaatatctttattttcttttctctctttttgctcTCTCTCATGTTCgtttttctccttcctcttcgtATTTCCTTTTCACcatcctttcctttctttcttctcccgcttcctctccctcctccactgccCCCCACATTGATGCTGCACTCCTCTTTCCTACCTTGCTTATACCTCTGACGCCATCAGTAGCAGCAGCGAGAGTTCTGATATAGTACAAATTGCGAAGGTAAGGTTGCAGTGGAGAGAGTGAACGGCCATGGCGACAAAGGTGCCGCATGATTTGAGGAGGACAAAGAGAGAGCACTTTGGGGTTGGGAAGGCTATTGCTGCAGAGGGCGACGAGGGAGGGGAGTGCAGTAGAGAAGATGGATGCAGAAagtggaagaaaaaaaagaaagaataaaaagaaaaataaagaaaatatataattttctttttcttggaaGGCCATTATATGCCACAGTCGTTATAGGTAAggtcaaaaaatatagaagaagttACAATATTTGAAACGAGttacactatttgagactaaattcgatcatttaaaattatttaagacTAAATTGCaccacataaaataaaaatcgcGCTGTTTGAAACTAAGTTGTATTATTTGAGACTtaagttatattatttaaaactatttgagactAAAAATAACTTCtcaaacaatgcaatttttattttttgtgatgtaacttagtctcaaatagttctaaatagtgcaacttagcctcaaacagtgtaatttattctcaaataatgtaactttattttaaataatacaacttctttcttctctacttGTTGACCTTTTATGTAATTCCTGCGATGCTTGGTAGTCTTatcaagagaagaaaaatattttttcttttttttctttttttttttctttttctttttctttcaccaTGTATGCATCCTTTTTCACTATTGTGCCCTCTCCTTCGCCTTTGTCATGGCAGTCGCTCCCGCCGCGACGGGCTCTCTCTCCCCGTCCTCTTCAAATCTTATGTCAATCTTATGTCACCATCGTCACCGTCACCATCGACAATCATACCCTCCATCGAAGCTTCACCTTCGCGATACGTGCCATCCTTCATATACCACTTCGGAAGTGTTTgactttttcgaaaaatatcCTCGAAAATAATTTCctgactaaaaaaatattttccaatCATTTAGTTCCTGAAGAAAAATTCAGAATTTTCTTTTCAGGTTTtcataaaattagtatatttatattttcaattttttacctgacaaattaaaaagatgaaaaataatgttttccataaaaaaaaaaattcttcaaaaatacttttctaCCCTTTTCCAGGAAACCAACACCTATATGTGCCATGAAAAAGCATCATAAAAGTTTACATTAACAGCACagacgaaagaaaaaaaaaaaaaaaaaattatgctNattttattttttattttcattccaatCGTGAATTACACATGCTCTTACCGTAATGCTAGTTACTAACAATAATCCAACAAAGGTATAAATAGAGATTATGTAACGGCTTTCcaaaggaaaaatattttgactttactaATATTTCAATATTTGTTATAGCAGGGACAGTTCAAAGAAATTGTAGAATATTTATATTAGCTAacagcatatttttttaaagattactGGGTGTTAGTCAAAAGGACCAACAAGTTTTAAAAGAGCCAATTTGCATAGAAATCCaccaattttgagtttttttttgcaaaatagactaccttttttgaattttgcagattaaatctgaatttttaataaactggccaaaatatctttatttttttttctctctttttgctcTCTCTCATGTTCgtttttctccttcctcttcgtATTTCCTTTTCACcatcctttcctttctttcttctcccgcttcctctccctcctccactgccCCCCACATTGATGCTGCACTCCTCTTTCCTACCTTGCTTATACCTTTGACGCCATCGGTAGCAGCAGCGAGAGTTCTGATATAGTACAAATTGCGGAGGTAAGGCTGCAGTGGAGAGAGTGGACGGCCATGGCAACAAAGGTGCCGCATGATTTGAGGAGGACAAAGAGAGAGCACTTTGGGGTTGGGAAGGCTATTGCTGCAGAGGGCGACGAGGGAGGGAGTGCAGTAGAGAAGATGGATGCAGAAagtggaagaaaaaaaagaaagaataaaaagaaaaataaagaaaatatataattttctttttcttggaaGGCCATCATGTGCCACAGTCGCTATAGGTAAggtcaaaaaatatagaagaagttACAATATTTGAAACGAGTTAACACTATTTGAGACTAAATTCGatcatttaaaactatttaagaCTAAATTGcatcacataaaataaaaattgcgcTGTTTGAAACTAAGTTGTATTATTTGAGACTtaagttatattatttaaaactatttgagactAAAAGTAACTTCtcaaataatacaatttttattttttgtgatgTAACTTCAAATAgttctaaatagtgcaacttagcctcaaacagtgtaatttattctcaaataatgTAATGATACAAC includes the following:
- the LOC109727677 gene encoding bifunctional protein FolD 4, chloroplastic-like yields the protein MAPSVLSDSSSAVAAPRLVPPMQRNLLQARAHALRFHRSVSVPWRFSGLASSRSAVSRVRGLARAAPVAMTSDTSAKIIDGKSVANQIKDEIAGEIARMKDAIGIVPGLAVILVGARKDSQTYVRNKKKACEAVGIKSYEAHLPEDSTEEEVLRHISVFNEDPSIHGILVQLPLPRHMNEENILNAVSIEKDVDGFHPLNIGRLAMQGRQPLFVPCTPKGCMELLHRYGVEIKGKRAVVIGRSNIVGTPAALLLQKANATITIVHSYTKNPEEITRQADIVISAAGVANLVRGSWIKPGAVVIDVGINPVDDAESPRGYRLVGDVCYEEASKVASAITPVPGGVGPMTIAMLLSNTLDSAKRIHNFK